A stretch of Ranitomeya variabilis isolate aRanVar5 chromosome 3, aRanVar5.hap1, whole genome shotgun sequence DNA encodes these proteins:
- the LOC143815964 gene encoding uncharacterized protein LOC143815964: MSSPVSSSDEEFQPRQSEVDHVSESTSTEGQRGTEQRSQGPGGRRQRVSQRDDDRIDNDLLISLVQERVPLWDSRDQQHAVNSVLRRLWSEVAQALWDGWENSPPRVRNAFVEKVRTRWRSMKDRFNKDLRAEKSAASGSGARHRLYKYHRVLAFLRPVLLMRTTHCTTVATGSGAVLQPAATDPSQPSSSAAPGGSSTLTGDQGAGPSGLPLSQSSFAAPIFAGSSRQRQRASDRSLMPEFLHLSSVLHEAIKALGDRMDVTHNLLNCRIQDVAKSVDQLKADLKKPAHHFFNQILEGMSEHLSPDLQLSVMQACNVAFVQAMQQSQSRNVAAYPTVPSLSQVNTIPTSAAYHCTATSIPSTGVLHYSANTMTSAVGHPTATTVTTAAPAWTSSADTTMTQDPGVAYRPGTLPMQQDPSMQYRTGPPQMQQDPGLAFRTGPTPMQQDRGLSYLTGPTPMQQDRGVAFRAGHPPMQQDPSMAYRTGPPMMQHDQAIPFQAGPTLMQQDPSMAFCSPPPAMQQDNGMGFVSPPQRGTRILEGFLFPPPQRGTRTQAGVYLSPHWTQTLPSAPQWRLTVWRRVLTCLPPTLYNIAQEDFPQPGKPNVKLAKRIKNKKL; the protein is encoded by the exons atgtcttctccggtttcctcgtctgatgaggagttccagccacgtcaatcagaagtggatcacgtgagcgag agcacttcaactgagggacagagaggtactgagcagcggagtcaaggtccaggtggaagacggcagcgg gtttcacaacgggacgacgaccggattgataatgacctgctgatcagtctggtccaggagcgagtcccgttgtgggacagccgggatcaacagcacgccgtcaatagtgttctccgtcgtttgtggagtgaggtggcccaagcgttgtgggatggctgggagaattccccgccacgggtccgtaatgcatttg tggagaaagtaaggacacgttggcgttccatgaaggaccgcttcaacaaggacctacgtgcagagaagagtgcagctagtggttccggagcaaggcaccggctctacaaataccaccgtgtgttggccttcctgagaccggtccttctcatgagaac cacacactgcacgactgttgccacaggttctggagcggtccttcagccggcagccacggacccgtcccagccatccagcagcgcagcaccaggtgggtcttccacactcactggagaccagggggctggcccatcaggtcttcccctttcgcagtcctctttcgctgcacccatttttgcgggctcatcccggcagcgacagagggcttcggataggtccctcatgcccgagtttttacacttgagctcggttttacatgaagctatcaaggctttaggtgacagaatggatgtgacccataatctcttaaattgccgcatccaggatgtcgccaaaagcgttgatcaattgaaagccgacctcaagaagccagctcatcattttttcaatcaaatcctagagggcatgtcggaacaccttagccctgatctccagctgagtgtgatgcaggcctgcaatgttgcttttgtgcaggctatgcagcagagtcagagtcgtaatgtggcggcatatccaactgtgccgtcactgtcacaagtaaacactattcctacctctgctgcataccactgcacggccacctctattccctctacaggtgtactccactacagcgccaacacgatgacgagtgctgttggacatcccaccgccaccaccgtgacgaccgctgctccggcttggacctcctccgctgacaccaccatgacgcaggaccctggcgtggcttatcggcccggcaccctcccgatgcagcaggacccatccatgcaatatcggaccggcccaccccagatgcagcaggacccaggcctggcatttcggaccggacccaccccgatgcagcaggaccgaggcctgtCATATCTGACCGGAccaaccccgatgcagcaggaccgaggagttgctttccgggcaggacaccccccgatgcagcaggacccatccatggcgtatcgcaccgggccccccatgatgcagcacgaccaagccatacctttccaggcaggacccaccctgatgcagcaggaTCCATCCATGGCTTTctgttcccccccaccagcaatgcagcaggacaatggtatgggatttgtttcccccccccaacgaggcaccaggatcctggaagggtttttgtttccccccccccaacgaggcaccaggacccaggcgggagtttatctttccccccattggactcagacattgccgagcgctccacaatggagactgactgtgtggagacgggtcctgacgtgtctcccgcccacactttacaacatagcccaagaagacttcccccaacccggaaaacccaacgtaaaactggcaaaacgcataaaaaacaaaaaactttga